The Ralstonia wenshanensis genome includes a region encoding these proteins:
- a CDS encoding GMC family oxidoreductase, translating into MSISYDFDYIVIGSGFGGSVSACRLTEKGYSVGVMEMGKRWEAKDFPESNWDARRWMWLPGMKMHGFYNMRLFRHVMVLSGKAVGGGSITYANALLIPPDKVWDEGSWADLQDWKNIMPRYYAMAERMLGVTENKLLGEADLRLKKMAELHGVANTFHSGRVATFFAPNGEPGGKTYPDPYFDGDGPERGTCVGCGGCMVGCKHNAKNTLDKNYLYFAEKRGAQVFAETKVVDVRPLNGKEDGSEGYEIFTERSTAWFNRQRRSFRCRGVVFAASSLGTMELLFRLKQRGSLPRISDDLGKRVRTNAESLVGVRFPAKDKSMSHGVAGGAGVYINERTHIGAVRYPEGSDATGLMMTLLCGGRAGWTRIFAWLWTLAKHPVQAIRVHNPIGFARQTVLFVVMQTVDAFINMQFKRRWYWPFAKQLCTSGNPIPTFIPEANAFVEKGAKALGGIPTAFLTEILFNIPTTAHCMGGCAMANSPERGVMDAQNRVFGYQNMLICDGSMLSANLGVNPSLTITALTEHAMSHVAPKTPAARTFSSTPHVQPIHI; encoded by the coding sequence ATGAGCATTTCCTATGACTTCGACTACATCGTGATTGGCTCCGGCTTCGGTGGCAGCGTGTCTGCCTGCCGCCTAACCGAAAAGGGCTATTCAGTGGGTGTTATGGAGATGGGAAAGCGTTGGGAGGCCAAAGACTTTCCCGAGAGCAACTGGGACGCACGACGGTGGATGTGGTTGCCGGGCATGAAAATGCACGGCTTCTACAACATGCGGTTGTTTCGCCACGTCATGGTCTTAAGCGGCAAAGCGGTTGGCGGGGGATCTATTACCTATGCCAACGCGCTGCTAATTCCCCCTGACAAAGTTTGGGATGAAGGTTCCTGGGCCGACTTGCAAGACTGGAAAAACATCATGCCACGGTACTACGCCATGGCGGAGCGGATGTTGGGCGTGACCGAAAACAAGCTTTTGGGCGAGGCCGACCTGCGACTCAAGAAAATGGCCGAGCTTCACGGTGTAGCCAACACCTTTCACAGCGGCCGCGTCGCAACGTTCTTCGCGCCAAATGGAGAGCCCGGCGGCAAAACCTACCCTGATCCGTATTTTGATGGCGATGGTCCCGAGCGAGGGACTTGCGTTGGATGCGGCGGTTGCATGGTGGGTTGCAAGCACAACGCCAAGAACACGCTCGACAAGAATTATCTCTATTTCGCGGAAAAGCGTGGTGCTCAAGTCTTTGCCGAAACCAAGGTGGTGGACGTGCGCCCGCTCAACGGAAAGGAAGACGGCAGCGAAGGCTACGAGATTTTTACCGAGCGCTCCACCGCTTGGTTTAACAGGCAGCGGCGCAGCTTCCGCTGCCGGGGTGTGGTGTTCGCGGCCTCCTCGTTGGGCACGATGGAACTGTTGTTTCGTCTGAAACAACGAGGCTCGTTGCCGCGCATTAGCGACGACCTCGGCAAGCGCGTGCGTACCAATGCCGAATCGCTCGTCGGCGTGCGCTTTCCAGCAAAAGACAAGAGCATGTCACATGGCGTAGCTGGTGGTGCAGGAGTCTACATCAACGAGCGAACGCACATAGGAGCAGTGCGTTATCCGGAAGGCTCGGACGCCACCGGCCTCATGATGACCTTGTTGTGCGGCGGACGTGCAGGATGGACGCGAATTTTCGCGTGGCTGTGGACTCTTGCGAAGCATCCTGTCCAAGCGATCCGCGTGCACAACCCCATAGGGTTCGCTCGGCAAACCGTCCTGTTTGTAGTGATGCAGACAGTTGATGCGTTCATCAACATGCAATTCAAGCGCCGCTGGTATTGGCCGTTTGCAAAGCAGTTATGTACCAGCGGTAACCCGATTCCCACCTTTATCCCCGAGGCAAATGCGTTTGTTGAAAAGGGGGCAAAGGCACTGGGCGGCATCCCTACGGCGTTCCTAACCGAGATTCTGTTCAACATTCCTACGACAGCCCATTGCATGGGGGGCTGCGCAATGGCGAACTCTCCGGAGCGCGGTGTGATGGATGCTCAAAACCGCGTCTTTGGTTATCAAAACATGTTGATCTGTGATGGCTCGATGCTGAGCGCCAATCTCGGCGTGAACCCGAGTTTGACCATCACCGCGCTGACCGAACATGCAATGTCCCACGTTGCACCGAAAAC
- a CDS encoding TetR/AcrR family transcriptional regulator, which produces MNRCRSRRKEETHQRILDAAARVIRSRGYEGFGVAEVMNQAGLTHGGFYAHFKSRDALFVEALERASRDIAVEAALVTRQWAGPEISGFRCLVEVYLADRFLSSLDGGCPVAALATEMPRQSGSVRQASVLHVQQLISVVRSTLAASHREAASMVAGSLIGALQLARTLGDNSKGRALLAAARDSLIQLYDTPTQARSAPR; this is translated from the coding sequence ATGAACCGCTGCCGAAGCCGACGCAAGGAAGAGACACATCAGCGCATCCTCGATGCAGCTGCGCGAGTTATTCGCAGCCGAGGCTACGAGGGGTTCGGAGTTGCTGAGGTGATGAATCAGGCCGGGCTGACGCACGGCGGTTTCTACGCGCACTTCAAGTCGCGAGACGCACTCTTTGTGGAAGCGCTCGAGCGTGCCAGTCGCGACATCGCCGTTGAGGCCGCGCTTGTAACTCGGCAATGGGCTGGCCCGGAGATTAGCGGGTTTCGCTGCCTAGTCGAGGTGTATTTGGCGGATCGGTTTTTGAGCTCACTGGATGGCGGTTGCCCCGTTGCCGCGCTCGCGACGGAGATGCCACGGCAATCGGGATCCGTGCGGCAGGCCTCAGTTTTGCATGTACAGCAGCTTATTTCTGTGGTGCGCTCCACGCTTGCAGCATCGCATCGTGAGGCGGCAAGTATGGTGGCTGGATCGCTCATTGGTGCATTGCAACTCGCGCGCACGTTGGGGGATAACTCCAAAGGGCGTGCACTTTTGGCGGCGGCTCGAGACTCATTGATTCAGCTCTACGACACGCCGACACAGGCACGCTCGGCTCCTCGGTAG
- a CDS encoding TetR/AcrR family transcriptional regulator, with protein MKRITQSPKEITHERIVEAAARAIRRSGYNGTSVADIMKAAGLTHGGFYAHFESREAMLAEAADRAGSESVAMMEHVAATTPPEETLRAMAQAYLSQEHLEGMETGCGTAALVSEMPRQTAEVRRAATRRIKEMIDLVTRQLPNWGQPGAHEQALVIVAMMVGTLTLARAVDDPKLSEALRDAALSQLGPTRSN; from the coding sequence ATGAAAAGAATCACCCAAAGCCCAAAGGAAATCACACACGAACGGATCGTGGAAGCCGCCGCGCGTGCAATTCGGCGCAGCGGTTACAACGGCACTAGTGTGGCCGATATCATGAAAGCCGCAGGACTAACGCACGGCGGCTTCTACGCGCATTTCGAGTCTCGTGAGGCGATGCTTGCCGAAGCGGCTGACCGCGCAGGGTCGGAAAGCGTGGCGATGATGGAGCACGTTGCGGCCACTACTCCACCCGAAGAAACACTTCGGGCGATGGCCCAAGCGTATCTTTCCCAAGAGCACTTGGAGGGCATGGAAACCGGTTGTGGTACTGCGGCGCTTGTCTCGGAAATGCCCCGACAAACAGCCGAAGTTCGGCGAGCCGCCACGCGGCGGATCAAGGAGATGATTGACCTCGTAACGCGCCAATTACCCAACTGGGGGCAACCTGGCGCGCATGAGCAAGCCCTCGTTATCGTCGCCATGATGGTCGGCACATTAACTCTCGCACGTGCCGTCGACGACCCCAAGCTTTCCGAGGCCCTGCGTGATGCCGCGCTAAGTCAACTGGGCCCCACACGCAGCAACTGA
- a CDS encoding AMP-binding protein, with product MATPTGSHSEDSMERIWHKIYGSDIPSEIDHRRYRSVAQLIQEAVGQYAHLPAFVGLGGELAYRDVDRLSRQFAAYLQGELGINKGDRVALMSPNILAFPVAMFGIIRAGAVQVNVNPLYTAHELAHQLVDADVDTVIVFSGATNTLVEAMESVSIRHVVVAEAGDLGDSPSPRSPLPRELTKFTWFSDAIDAGAGLVFEPVDLNHDDLIYLQYTGGTTGVPKGAALSHGNLIANILQFKSFAPRIFGEGRDLVITALPLYHIFALMVNCLSFFSAGAKNVLVANPRDIDSLVATFERHRFSIVTGVNTLFANLMAHPRIHQIDFSSLRLALGGGSAILKGTSDKWHSLTGQHIKEGFGMSETSPIVTLNPLHLEDFSETVGIPLPSTDVSLRDDDGHEVGIGEPGELCVRGPQVMRGYWRREEDNATSFWADGFLRTGDIAICDANGFIKIVDRRKDMVLVSGFNVFPNEIEAAVASCPGVLESASVGVPDGKTGEAVHLFVVKEPHAELTEEQIREHCRARLAAYKQPKFVEFVSELPKSAVGKTLRRALRSSTTGIET from the coding sequence TTGGCAACTCCCACCGGTAGTCACAGCGAGGACAGCATGGAAAGAATTTGGCACAAGATCTATGGGAGCGACATTCCGTCCGAGATCGACCATCGCCGCTACCGTTCAGTCGCACAGCTCATTCAGGAGGCGGTGGGGCAATACGCGCACCTTCCGGCCTTTGTCGGGCTCGGTGGTGAACTCGCCTACCGGGACGTCGATCGTCTGTCTCGGCAGTTCGCGGCCTACTTGCAGGGCGAGCTTGGAATCAATAAGGGGGATCGCGTCGCCTTGATGTCCCCGAATATCTTGGCCTTCCCGGTGGCCATGTTCGGCATCATCCGCGCGGGCGCAGTGCAGGTGAACGTCAATCCCCTCTACACGGCACATGAGCTTGCACATCAACTGGTGGATGCGGACGTCGACACTGTCATCGTTTTTTCCGGAGCGACAAACACACTGGTGGAAGCGATGGAGTCCGTATCGATCCGACATGTCGTCGTTGCCGAGGCCGGCGACCTTGGAGACAGCCCCTCTCCACGCAGCCCATTGCCGCGGGAGCTGACCAAATTTACGTGGTTCTCTGACGCAATCGATGCAGGCGCTGGACTCGTCTTCGAGCCGGTCGACCTGAATCACGATGATCTGATCTATCTTCAGTACACCGGCGGCACGACGGGTGTCCCCAAGGGAGCTGCTCTCTCGCATGGCAACCTCATCGCCAACATCCTGCAGTTCAAGTCCTTCGCGCCGCGCATTTTCGGGGAAGGCCGCGATCTGGTGATCACTGCGTTACCGCTGTACCACATCTTTGCGCTGATGGTGAACTGCCTGAGCTTCTTTTCGGCAGGCGCAAAGAATGTACTCGTAGCCAATCCACGCGATATCGATTCACTCGTCGCGACTTTTGAGAGGCATCGCTTCTCCATCGTCACGGGCGTCAATACTTTGTTCGCCAACCTGATGGCACATCCCCGAATCCATCAAATTGACTTCTCTTCCCTTCGCCTGGCTCTTGGAGGGGGAAGTGCAATTCTGAAAGGGACTTCGGACAAGTGGCACTCGCTCACTGGACAGCACATCAAGGAGGGGTTCGGCATGTCGGAAACCTCCCCAATCGTCACCCTGAACCCTCTGCATCTTGAGGACTTCTCGGAGACCGTTGGCATTCCATTGCCGTCGACCGATGTGTCATTGCGCGACGATGACGGACATGAAGTCGGGATCGGGGAGCCAGGAGAACTCTGTGTGCGCGGCCCTCAAGTCATGCGCGGTTACTGGCGCCGTGAAGAAGACAATGCCACGTCCTTCTGGGCTGACGGTTTTCTACGCACCGGTGACATTGCCATATGCGATGCAAACGGATTCATCAAGATCGTCGACCGCCGAAAGGACATGGTGCTCGTCTCCGGTTTCAATGTGTTTCCCAACGAAATCGAGGCCGCGGTCGCTTCCTGTCCCGGCGTTCTGGAGTCAGCCAGCGTTGGTGTTCCCGACGGCAAGACAGGCGAAGCGGTGCACTTGTTTGTCGTCAAGGAGCCGCATGCGGAGCTGACTGAAGAGCAGATCCGCGAACACTGTCGTGCTCGCTTGGCAGCGTACAAGCAACCGAAGTTTGTTGAGTTTGTTTCTGAGCTGCCGAAGTCAGCGGTTGGCAAAACACTGCGAAGAGCTTTGCGATCCTCGACGACAGGGATAGAAACGTAG
- a CDS encoding quinone oxidoreductase family protein has product MPLPPGIDSVQAAALVGHGLTAALSLRKAAQLKAGESVLIEAAAGGVGSFAVQLAKLYGASKVIAAASTPEKRAIAERLGADASVDYTTPGWADKVRQLTGGRGVDVVLEMAGGDVVGQALDTLAPFGRMVFLGQSSGQSTQIDPWQLTVPNRTVTGFYIGAYLAFPDLVQSTLNEIMGFIVTGKLKLQVGTVLPLSQAPFAHQLMEGRRTTGKVVLQPWADL; this is encoded by the coding sequence ATGCCACTGCCTCCTGGCATCGATTCCGTCCAAGCGGCAGCACTGGTGGGGCACGGCCTGACCGCCGCGCTATCGCTGCGGAAGGCTGCACAACTGAAGGCAGGCGAAAGCGTCTTGATTGAAGCGGCTGCCGGCGGCGTTGGATCGTTCGCCGTACAACTTGCAAAGCTATACGGCGCCAGCAAAGTCATCGCCGCAGCCAGCACGCCGGAAAAGCGAGCTATTGCTGAACGTCTCGGAGCCGATGCGTCGGTCGACTACACCACGCCCGGCTGGGCTGACAAGGTGCGACAACTGACGGGCGGTCGCGGCGTAGACGTCGTGCTGGAAATGGCTGGAGGTGACGTGGTCGGCCAAGCGCTTGACACCCTTGCACCATTCGGCCGGATGGTTTTTCTCGGACAGTCCAGTGGACAAAGCACCCAGATCGATCCTTGGCAGCTCACCGTGCCGAACCGCACCGTGACCGGGTTCTATATCGGTGCCTACTTGGCGTTCCCCGACCTAGTCCAGTCAACGCTGAATGAAATTATGGGATTCATCGTTACAGGAAAACTCAAGCTTCAGGTAGGAACAGTATTACCGCTCTCACAGGCGCCATTCGCTCATCAGCTTATGGAGGGGCGACGGACCACCGGGAAGGTCGTTCTTCAGCCTTGGGCCGACCTCTGA
- a CDS encoding NADP-dependent oxidoreductase codes for MKALILKRYGKVDQLDFSDIPQPAIKPDEILVKVHAAGVNPIDYMIPKGMFKPILKFRLPTTMGSDVAGVVVEVGNRVTRFKPGDAVFASTFDLNIGTFAEFAVLPERAAAMKPTSLDFVEAASVPMVGLTSWQALKERARLKRGQKVFIPAGSGGIGTFAIQLAKHLGAKVGTTTSTGNVRLVRDLGADEVIDYKKQEFETVLKGYDIVLGTVRGDGIEKSLRILKPNSNVVSLIGPPDAAFARARGMNFLMKIVFGLLSGSIIRKAKKSDINYSFLFVRPDGLQLSEIAELIDAGAIHPVIDKVFPFSQAKEALAYLENGRAKGKVVLQMA; via the coding sequence ATGAAAGCACTAATCTTAAAACGATACGGAAAAGTCGATCAGCTAGATTTTTCCGACATTCCTCAGCCCGCGATAAAACCGGACGAGATCCTCGTTAAGGTTCACGCTGCAGGCGTGAACCCCATTGATTACATGATTCCGAAAGGAATGTTCAAGCCAATCCTGAAGTTTAGGCTGCCGACAACGATGGGTAGCGATGTTGCTGGTGTGGTAGTTGAGGTCGGGAATCGCGTGACGCGCTTCAAACCAGGTGATGCAGTTTTCGCGAGTACTTTCGACCTCAATATCGGAACCTTCGCCGAATTTGCTGTCCTTCCAGAGCGTGCGGCCGCGATGAAGCCGACGAGCCTTGACTTCGTTGAAGCGGCCTCGGTTCCGATGGTCGGGCTCACATCTTGGCAAGCGCTCAAAGAGCGTGCACGTCTCAAGCGCGGACAAAAGGTATTTATCCCGGCCGGTTCCGGAGGCATTGGCACATTCGCCATTCAACTGGCCAAACACCTGGGAGCGAAGGTTGGAACGACCACCAGTACGGGCAATGTGCGGCTGGTTCGCGACCTCGGAGCTGATGAAGTCATCGATTACAAAAAACAAGAATTTGAAACAGTTCTGAAAGGATATGACATCGTCCTTGGCACAGTCAGGGGAGATGGAATTGAAAAATCCCTTCGGATATTGAAACCCAACAGCAACGTCGTCTCGCTAATCGGCCCGCCGGATGCCGCGTTCGCTCGGGCCAGAGGAATGAACTTCCTCATGAAAATTGTATTCGGCTTGCTTAGCGGAAGCATAATTAGAAAAGCAAAGAAAAGCGATATAAATTACTCATTCTTATTTGTTCGCCCCGATGGCCTCCAGCTTTCAGAAATCGCGGAACTTATCGATGCTGGAGCTATTCACCCGGTGATCGACAAGGTGTTTCCATTCAGTCAAGCAAAGGAAGCACTTGCCTATCTTGAAAACGGCCGAGCAAAGGGGAAAGTTGTACTGCAGATGGCATAG
- a CDS encoding site-specific integrase has translation MRDVNVPMLTFPMVKLGSKETPWDLRCLLYRGGAATRANQLATLVAEGHLGAPMPERQDLVERIHAALVQKLITGGSKETVRAAIYCLRRFFAWADDAALDVSVDTVVTRFIHWTDHLLHRQRVVRDLRERGAYQLSKSVANVLDNVLDRRISILAETRIRKPRDVCWSRGTKASEESLEPSFIFGHALLDICNALTAEAIRGPLPVRIVLRSGKVLEEWSTVPHADAEGMQSDKSSRRTGLSERARATLASDTSLRVRYPLVNLRIEAELLLFIAQTGMNLAQAHTARTGHFHYASHLDGYQVRRYKQRRQGEVEFEIYREYRNTFERYLAWRSTIFPDDPGGLLFPLVCRSRAQGAAPRFTRVRTTCRKLGIEYVGPQALRKFRINWLLRESNAPAVVAEMAQHAKETLLRDYAEPHPQIAMMEITRFLREADSSLTPPGPGRCMSPIPVALSNTPVKAPQPDCISPAGCLFCAHQRDIDSEDHVWSLVSFRHLKSLELVRAVPAAIDETALIEHPALLTIDRLTAKLKFYEDSSEVRRLWVREALLRTEEGNHHPAWCGFIRLTELRS, from the coding sequence ATGCGTGACGTCAATGTTCCCATGTTGACTTTTCCAATGGTCAAGCTAGGTTCCAAAGAAACGCCGTGGGACTTGCGATGCCTACTCTATCGTGGAGGAGCTGCGACCAGGGCGAATCAACTGGCCACGCTGGTTGCCGAGGGGCACCTGGGCGCGCCAATGCCGGAACGGCAGGACTTGGTTGAAAGGATACATGCGGCACTTGTCCAGAAGCTGATCACCGGTGGAAGCAAGGAAACGGTGCGAGCCGCCATATACTGCTTGCGCAGGTTTTTCGCTTGGGCGGACGATGCTGCACTCGACGTCTCCGTTGATACGGTCGTCACCAGATTTATTCACTGGACCGACCACCTTCTGCATCGACAACGCGTCGTCCGGGACTTACGCGAGCGCGGCGCCTACCAGCTAAGCAAGTCTGTCGCCAACGTATTGGATAACGTGCTAGACCGGCGCATCAGCATTCTGGCCGAGACACGCATTCGCAAGCCCCGCGACGTTTGCTGGAGTCGAGGCACCAAGGCCAGTGAGGAGAGTCTGGAGCCGTCATTCATATTTGGCCATGCGTTGCTCGATATCTGCAATGCCTTGACTGCAGAAGCGATACGCGGTCCGTTACCAGTGCGTATTGTCTTGCGCAGCGGGAAGGTTCTTGAAGAATGGTCAACCGTGCCCCATGCCGATGCCGAAGGGATGCAATCCGACAAATCTTCCAGGCGCACCGGGCTCTCCGAGCGAGCACGCGCGACGTTGGCGTCCGATACTTCGCTGCGGGTCCGATATCCCCTTGTGAATCTACGGATCGAAGCCGAGCTGCTGCTTTTCATTGCGCAGACCGGAATGAATTTAGCGCAGGCTCACACGGCAAGGACCGGCCACTTCCACTATGCGAGCCATCTAGACGGTTATCAAGTGCGGCGATACAAGCAGCGCCGACAGGGAGAGGTCGAGTTCGAGATTTACCGCGAATACCGGAATACGTTCGAACGCTATTTGGCGTGGCGATCGACAATATTTCCCGACGATCCCGGCGGCCTGCTATTTCCGCTTGTGTGCCGCAGTCGAGCCCAAGGTGCAGCTCCGCGCTTTACGCGGGTTCGCACCACGTGCCGCAAGCTTGGTATCGAATACGTCGGGCCGCAAGCTCTGCGCAAGTTCCGGATCAACTGGTTGCTGCGCGAGTCGAATGCACCTGCAGTGGTGGCCGAGATGGCGCAGCACGCCAAGGAGACCTTGTTGCGCGACTACGCCGAACCTCATCCGCAAATCGCGATGATGGAGATCACGCGATTTCTGCGGGAGGCAGATTCGAGTCTTACGCCACCAGGACCAGGACGGTGCATGTCGCCAATCCCCGTGGCTCTATCAAATACCCCTGTAAAAGCGCCCCAACCGGACTGTATCAGTCCGGCTGGATGCTTGTTTTGCGCACACCAGCGAGACATCGACAGCGAAGACCATGTCTGGTCGCTTGTAAGCTTCCGCCATCTCAAATCACTTGAGCTGGTGCGCGCTGTTCCAGCGGCTATCGACGAGACGGCGCTGATCGAGCATCCCGCTCTGCTAACTATCGACCGATTGACCGCCAAGCTCAAGTTCTATGAGGACAGTAGCGAAGTGCGGCGGCTCTGGGTGCGCGAAGCTCTTCTGCGCACCGAGGAGGGCAACCATCATCCCGCCTGGTGCGGCTTCATTCGACTCACGGAGTTGCGGTCATGA
- a CDS encoding site-specific integrase gives MATLEHIRFVPHHCDVVGGNVSYTLAPHGRIIQTLPQIFWSDHTPWREANLWAVERARSGAVVLETIESNLRALADYANFLELRNLQWFTFPTRKDERCLVQYRGALIEARNDGKISPSTATVRMRHIIQFYRWVQLRGLLCPASPLWCDKTVFIKYFDAVGFERTLVRLTSDLAIPNRARPGERLEDGLLPVSVGERDAILTFARQSASPELFRILSLGFFTGMRLGTICDLKVQTLEDAVPDPSAPGLYRLAVGPGASPPVHTKFEVTGQVWIPQPLLEDLLAYAGSTRRLLREAKASPENRHLLFLTRFGHGYGRRGSDQSTAVNVEMSSFRRSGVALGLAVLRNFHVHQTRCTFATELARLIIGAGSPVHAVAIVKDALLHRDEATTFRYIKFIQKAAAKEATANAFMAAFTGIVNAADVTGGKHA, from the coding sequence ATGGCCACGCTTGAACACATCCGCTTTGTTCCCCACCATTGCGATGTCGTCGGCGGCAACGTAAGTTACACGCTGGCGCCCCACGGTCGCATCATCCAGACGCTACCCCAGATCTTTTGGAGCGACCACACTCCTTGGCGCGAAGCCAACCTTTGGGCAGTCGAACGCGCTCGCAGCGGGGCAGTAGTCCTTGAAACGATCGAGTCCAACCTACGCGCCCTAGCGGATTACGCGAATTTTCTTGAATTGAGGAACCTGCAATGGTTCACGTTTCCAACTCGCAAAGACGAGCGCTGCCTTGTGCAGTACCGCGGCGCGCTCATTGAGGCACGGAACGACGGCAAGATTAGCCCCTCAACTGCAACCGTCCGGATGCGCCACATCATCCAGTTTTACCGCTGGGTGCAGCTACGTGGACTGCTTTGTCCAGCATCGCCGCTTTGGTGCGATAAGACCGTCTTTATCAAGTACTTCGACGCTGTCGGCTTTGAACGGACGCTAGTAAGACTCACAAGTGATCTCGCCATCCCTAACCGTGCGCGGCCAGGTGAGCGACTGGAGGACGGGTTGCTGCCCGTGTCGGTGGGCGAACGCGATGCGATCCTAACCTTCGCGCGCCAAAGCGCGAGCCCGGAGCTGTTCCGCATCCTGTCGCTGGGCTTCTTCACGGGGATGCGGCTTGGCACGATCTGCGACCTGAAGGTACAAACGCTCGAGGACGCCGTCCCGGATCCTTCCGCGCCCGGGCTGTATCGGCTTGCCGTCGGCCCTGGTGCTTCGCCGCCTGTTCATACTAAATTCGAAGTCACAGGGCAGGTCTGGATCCCGCAGCCGCTGCTGGAAGACTTGCTCGCGTATGCTGGGTCCACGCGTCGCTTGTTACGGGAAGCTAAGGCCTCGCCTGAGAATCGGCATCTCCTCTTCCTAACGCGATTCGGTCATGGCTATGGCAGACGCGGGTCGGACCAATCCACAGCGGTCAATGTCGAGATGTCTTCGTTTCGGCGCTCGGGCGTAGCCTTGGGTCTCGCCGTACTGCGAAACTTCCATGTGCATCAGACACGCTGTACCTTCGCTACTGAGCTGGCGCGCCTGATTATCGGAGCCGGCAGCCCTGTCCATGCCGTCGCAATCGTGAAGGATGCTTTACTGCACCGGGACGAAGCAACCACCTTCCGGTACATCAAGTTCATCCAAAAGGCAGCGGCTAAGGAGGCGACTGCCAACGCGTTCATGGCGGCCTTCACCGGCATCGTTAACGCGGCAGACGTGACGGGAGGAAAGCATGCGTGA
- a CDS encoding sugar kinase, with amino-acid sequence MADILAYGEALIEFNQADPGSTSWNFGFGGDTSNFCIAAARQGARTGYISAVGADRFGQALRALWQDEGVDHTYVHTDAQAPTGLYFVSHDARGHHFDYLRAGSAASRFQTAQLPLQAIAAAKAFHLSGISLAISDTACDAGLAAMAHARASGVLVSFDTNLRLRLWPLARARAVMQEAMRTCDLCLPSWDDVTVLLDCHDRDGIVDTLLGWGVKLVALKMGAEGCYVATPDARTLVPRHTVNAIDATGAGDCFGGAFVARIVAGDSPVEAARYANVAAAISTTGYSAVAPIPRVEVVRAVLASTQTA; translated from the coding sequence ATGGCAGACATCCTCGCCTATGGCGAAGCGCTGATCGAGTTCAACCAGGCGGATCCCGGCAGCACGTCGTGGAATTTCGGCTTCGGTGGCGACACGTCGAACTTCTGCATTGCTGCGGCACGGCAGGGCGCACGCACGGGCTACATCAGCGCGGTGGGTGCTGATCGATTCGGCCAGGCGCTGCGCGCGCTATGGCAGGACGAAGGCGTGGACCATACCTACGTGCACACTGATGCGCAGGCGCCCACAGGCCTGTACTTCGTTTCGCACGATGCGCGAGGTCACCATTTCGACTACCTGCGTGCAGGCTCTGCGGCGAGCCGTTTCCAGACGGCGCAACTGCCGCTGCAGGCCATTGCGGCGGCCAAGGCGTTTCACCTGTCGGGGATCAGCCTCGCAATCAGCGACACCGCGTGCGACGCGGGTTTGGCGGCGATGGCGCATGCGCGGGCGTCGGGTGTGTTGGTGTCGTTCGACACCAACCTGCGCTTGCGCCTGTGGCCGCTGGCGCGTGCCCGAGCCGTGATGCAGGAAGCCATGCGCACGTGCGATCTGTGCCTGCCGAGTTGGGATGACGTGACGGTGCTGCTCGATTGTCATGACCGTGACGGCATTGTCGATACGCTGCTCGGCTGGGGCGTGAAACTGGTGGCGCTCAAGATGGGCGCGGAAGGTTGCTACGTGGCCACGCCCGACGCGCGTACGCTGGTGCCGCGTCATACGGTCAATGCGATTGATGCGACCGGCGCGGGTGATTGCTTTGGCGGGGCGTTTGTGGCGCGGATTGTTGCCGGGGATTCGCCGGTAGAGGCGGCGCGGTATGCCAATGTGGCGGCTGCGATTTCGACGACGGGGTATAGCGCTGTGGCGCCGATTCCGCGGGTGGAGGTTGTGCGGGCGGTGTTGGCGTCCACGCAGACTGCCTGA